One window from the genome of Aptenodytes patagonicus chromosome 4, bAptPat1.pri.cur, whole genome shotgun sequence encodes:
- the CENPU gene encoding centromere protein U yields the protein MSSKKKMKRNHSGNKLKEHKANSHPHWKLLPLEEPDVSRILKVAEANQLEELDDSFDHPLHSTAVDAYGEEQSQNESLGHVSAPQRENTERSKKPRHSKTSDGDVQKISTADPEDEPLKENVKALNTTQFQAKKKQRPSEKNTSDPSVDSPCSVQVWCPKELKRSPRDITELDVVLAEFEKIAANYRQSIESNVRRKAINVFCSAFKDQITDLIVEAQELKNMKKKNAKVITDIKKKRQRLLQLREELIGAEPQLIQLQREYAEIQERRSSLRQATELLTDLKELQQGCLDYREENPKEKVVYGTSSLPALLVESRRILGAEGHFQNINMKLEEALAVQRGKL from the exons ATGTcctcaaagaagaaaatgaagagaaatcatTCCGGAAATAAACTAAAG GAACACAAAGCCAACTCCCATCCTCACTGGAAATTGCTTCCGCTTGAGGAACCAGATGTCTCAAGGATATTGAAGGTAGCGGAAGCAAATCAACTTGAGGAACTTGATGATTCATTTG ATCACCCTTTGCACAGTACTGCTGTGGATGCTTATGGAGAGGAACAGTCACAAAATGAGTCACTTGGTCATGTTTCAGCTCCAcaaagggaaaatacagaaagaag taaaAAACCACGTCACTCAAAAACGTCTGATGGTGATGTTCAGAAAATCAGCACAGCTGATCCTGAAGATGAACCCCTTAAGGAGAATGTG AAGGCTCTGAATACTACTCAATTCCAGGCAAAAAAGAAGCAGCGGCCTTCAGAGAAGAACACATCAGATCCTTCTG TGGATAGCCCATGTTCTGTACAGGTTTGGTGTCCCAAAGAGCTGAAGAGATCTCCCAGAGATATTACAGAGCTGGATGTTGTTCTGGCTGAATTTGAGAAGATAGCAGCAAATTACAG ACAAAGCATAGAATCAAACGTTCGCAGAAAAGCTATCAATGTCTTCTGTTCTGCTTTCAAGGACCAAATCACTGATCTT atAGTGGAAGCCCAGGAATtgaagaatatgaagaaaaaaaatgctaag GTAATAACAGAcatcaaaaagaaaaggcagcgACTGTTGCAACTCAGAGAAGAGCTAATTGG AGCTGAACCACAACTGATACAACTACAAAGAGAATATGCTGAGATACAGGAAAGGAGATCGTCCTTGAGGCAGGCAACTGAATTACTTACTGATTTAAAGGAGCTACAGCAAGGCTGTTTGGATTATagagaagaaaaccccaaagaaaaagtGGTA TATGGAACTTCCAGCCTACCTGCTCTTCTGGTGGAGTCGCGGAGAATTCTAGGAGCGGAAGGACACTTTCAGAATATTAATATGAAACTGGAAGAAGCTCTGGCTGTACAGAGAGGGAAGTTATAA